The Shewanella halotolerans region TTGAAGTCTCTACAGAATTGCCTTTTTTGCCCCAAGGTGTCAACCCCTGAAATGAAACTTTATAAAAATACACTTTGGGCAGCGGGCGTGCCGCGGGCCTTAAAATCAAATGACGAGAGATAGACTTCCTGTCATTTGAGGGTGAATTAGACTTAACTTCACTGTCAAAACACCTTCATCAATTTGACATATAAAGCACTATTAAACAGCAAGATAAAAAAATGCGAACAATCTAACTCAGTATAAAGCCTGGCTTTAATACAACTAACTCGCCTACCGAAATGAGAGACCCAAAATCTACTGTTAACCCACTAATTTAGCCACCAACAAAATAAAATATTTTCCCACAAATAGTGAATAACAAATCAAAATGAAATTATTAGACCTGCCCGCCTTCTCCCAAAGCCTAGGCTAATGAAAAAAAATTTACCGATTTTCCCTCAAGAAGCTGCGCTAGGTCATCGCCAAGGCAAACAAAGCGAGCTAAAATGCCGCCACATTCTGAATTGGAGGCGATATGATAATCACCCAACACAAAGCTGTTAGCATCCATTACCGCTTAACGAACCAGCAAGGTGAGTTGATCGAGAGTTCATTTGAAGGTGAGCCAATGCTTTACCTTCACGGTGCAGAAAACATGATCCCAGGCCTTGAGCAGGCGCTCGAAGGCAAAAGTGTTGGCGACAAGCTCGACGTTACCGTAGAAGCCGAGCTGGCTTACGGTCCTTACCACGATGGTTTACGCCAAGATGTCCCATTAGCAGCCTTCGGCGATATCGAAGATATCGTGCCAGGCATGCGTTTTATCGCCGAAACAGAGATGGGCCAACGTCCGGTACAAGTCACCGAAGTGAAAGACGATGTGGTCGTCGTTGACGGTAACCACCCACTCGCGGGTCAAACCCTTAACTTTAGCGTTGAAGTACTATCAGTACGCGACGCCAGCGCCGAAGAGATCGCCCATGGCCATATCCATGCGGCTGGCGGCTGTGGTAGCCACGAGCATAGCCATGAAGGTGGTTGCTGTGGCGGCGAAGGTCATGGCCACCATGGAGGTTGCTGTAGCGAAGATCCTGAGAAGCCAGCCAAAGAAGGTTGTGACGGCAACGGCGGTTGCGGCTGCCAGCACTAAGCTCTGACGCTAAGCACTCAATCTAAAGCCTTAGTTGGACGCAGGCGCGTCAGACTCAGGTAGGATTCTGAACAGAGTCGGCCACCTTTTATTAGGTGAAGCCGACTCTTTTATTTTATGCTTCAAGACAGAATCAGCTCGCTGCGTATTAACGATAAGGATATCGACATGATAGCTCAGCCCGTCTATGAAAAACTCCCTGCCATCTACCTGCTCATCGCAGCAAGTACCATATTGCTGAGCCCGGTGCCGCTTCCCGTGCTCTTAGCCGTGATAATCTTCCTGCTCGGCGCGCGTATCTTCAACATGCGCTCACAAAACCGGCGGAGCGACAATCCCAAGCGTCGCAGGCGCGGACTCTTGCCTGAGACCCTCTACAATATGCTGCCCTATGCATACCTGCTAGGCGCCCTATTTGTCTTTCGCCATGGCGACTCTAAATATCTGATGTTCGCCGGCGCAGGATTAGCCAGTTTCGCACTGTTTCGTCTGGCGCAGCGCCGCAGCTATCGCCAGCACCAACTACCCGTGACTATTCGGGTGATCTAGTTAGAGAGCTTCCGGATAGAACTGCTAGTTAACAAACTGAGTCGTTAACAGACTGAGTCCTTAAAGAGCTTGCCGTTAGAGAATGAGCGCCTTGATGCGATCGCGCTGCTCTGCTGGCATATGTTTGAGGTAATTTGAACAACGAGTGATGGTGGCGATACTGATCTCGAACTCGGCGGCAATCTGTCGCTGGCTCATCTCTCCCAGCAGCAAGGCCTGAAACACCTTCAGCCGCCCGGCGATGGCGCTGCGCTCCTCTTCGGTGAGCAGCAAATCGAACAGATCCATCAAGGCGTCGGTGTCTTGATGGTTGACCACTTTCTCTAAAACCAGATCCCAATTTGCGCGCACTTTGGCTCCTAAGCTGTCATTGCCTACCAGTACAAGCAAGTGTACCAAGAAACCTGTCGCGCTGGCTATCTGGGCCATAGATGCTGTTAGTCGAGCGCCTAAGGGTTAGACACATTCGGACACATTTTGGCCGGTGTTTTACAGAAAAATCTATAGTATCTGATAGTTAATTAAGATTAGAATGTTTGCGTTAGATCACATAAAACCACAAAGTAGTGAGAATGATTGCCATGAAAAAACAGATTAAATTAAGCCTGCTAGCCTTAGCCGGCAGTGCCTTACTGGCCTCAGCGGTACAAGCCAATAACT contains the following coding sequences:
- the slyD gene encoding peptidylprolyl isomerase is translated as MIITQHKAVSIHYRLTNQQGELIESSFEGEPMLYLHGAENMIPGLEQALEGKSVGDKLDVTVEAELAYGPYHDGLRQDVPLAAFGDIEDIVPGMRFIAETEMGQRPVQVTEVKDDVVVVDGNHPLAGQTLNFSVEVLSVRDASAEEIAHGHIHAAGGCGSHEHSHEGGCCGGEGHGHHGGCCSEDPEKPAKEGCDGNGGCGCQH
- the trpR gene encoding trp operon repressor, yielding MRANWDLVLEKVVNHQDTDALMDLFDLLLTEEERSAIAGRLKVFQALLLGEMSQRQIAAEFEISIATITRCSNYLKHMPAEQRDRIKALIL